AATCCTTATTGCAGACGGCATGTTTGCCGACAATATATTGGAAATATGTTAGTTTGTTATATGGTTTGTTCAACTCTTGCCAGTTACATGCCCAAAAGGTGAAATAAAACGTTGCCACTAAGCAATTAGAAAAGATTTTGACTGCAAAACTTTACGACCTGTAATTTTTTTAATTTTTGTAAATTCTCTGCGGTATTTCGTTATATTTTGCACAAAAAATGTCAAGATCTAAAATAGAAGGTAAATCAAAGCAAATTGAAAAAAAAATCTATCGATGTTGGCTGGCAAGTGTTGCCTAAAATCCAGATTTTCACGCCATTTTGTTTTGATAATCGCGTCGTTATACCGTCCGGTTCCTCATTTGTTTTTGATTTAGAAGAAAAAAGCGTAGACAACCAAACCAAACCACCAAGACAACCATCCGATGGTTGTGGGTAAGGTGGGAAAGTTGGGAAAAAACATACACAAGTAGGGTGCATTGGAAAGGATTGTTTGAGCGGCGGATAAGGAGTTTCCATGAAAAACACTACGGCCAGTTTTGCCAACCATCAAGCCAAAAAGAGTGCCATGAACGCATTCCAAGGAAGTCATTCGTGCCATAACGCGGGCGATCGCTTGCCATCCATGCCTAATTTATCCGACATTCTAGAGGGAACCGTGCGAGAAGCGGCTGCTTATTTGGGTGTCGATCGAGTTTTTATTTACCGCCTGCCAAAAGATCGCTGCAGTAAAGTAATAGCGGAGGCTTGCCAGCAAGAACGATTACCCTCTTTATTGGGTCAGAATTTACCAACGGCGTTGCTTCCCCAACAGGTCCGTTCCGCGCCAAAGCAAGGCTGTCAGTGGGAAATTGTAGATGTAGATGCCCAGCAGAAAACTATGTTGGGGGTAGAGTCCATTGCTGAGGGGATCCACCAATCCCACGAATGCAGCCAAGTGACCAGGGATACCATGTATCGCGCTTCTGTGGACCCCGATCGCTTGCAACTGCTACTAGAGTATCAGGTTCAAACCTCCCTAACGGTCCCCATTTGGCAGCAAAAAAATTTGTGGGGCATTTTGTTCGTTCACCACAGCCAAACCTACTTTTTCTCCCAACACCAACTGCAATTTTTACAAACGATTATCAATCGCATCTCTACCGCGATCGCCCAAGGAGAACAATCCCAAATCGGGCAGTTTTTAGACATGGAGAATACGAAGACTCAGGTCAACGGTAATGGCAAACACCTCTTTGCTATCGAGGGTAGCTATGCCAACGAAGAACAACAAAAACAGCTGCTGCTTGAGGCAGAACTGCGTCAAGCGATCGCGCGCGAAGAATTTCTCCTGTACTACCAACCGCAAATCGACTTGAAAACCGGCGAAATTTCCGGTCTGGAAGCATTAATTCGCTGGCAACATCCTCGACGGGGATTGATTTCTCCCAAAGAATTTATTCCCGTTGCTGAAGAAACCGGTTTGATTTGTCAAATCGGCGAGTGGGTATTGCATACCGCTTGCCAGCAACATCAGGAATGGCTTGCTCAAGGTGTAGCACCAGTTCCTATTGCCGTGAATTTGTCCGCCAGACAGTTCCAGCGTCCGGATTTGGTAGACAATATTTTAGACATCCTGGCGCAAACCCAGATGGACCCGAAATATCTGGAAATTGAAATCACCGAAAGCACCGCCGTTCGGGATGTTCCCTTTACCATTCAGATTTTACAGCAGCTGCAGCAAGCCGGCATCCGAATTTCCATTGACGATTTTGGAACCGGGTATTCTTCCCTCAATGCCATCAAAAACTTTCCCGTGGATACTCTCAAAATTGACCGCTGCTTTGTCCGGGATTTGATGAGCGATTCTACAGATGTGGCGATCGCGAAAACCATTATTGCCTTGGGTCAAGGACTCAACATGCGGGTATTGGCAGAAGGCGTGGAAACCCCCGAACAAATGGAACTGCTGCGATCGCTGCAATGCGACTTCGTGCAAGGATACTTGTTTGGGAAACCCATGAATCGGGAGGCAGCTGCTTCCTTGCTGCAAAGACACCTGTTTGTAGATAACAACTGGCAGGGAACCCTTGCTCCCTTTGCCACTTCCCCCGGCGAAATGGAGATCGAATTTGACAGCAGCAGTTCGACGCCACAAACCTCCCCAAATTACCTAGCCAACGGCCACCTTCCTTTTCACTGCGACCCCATTGTCCAGCATCAGGTACGCTTGCTGTACCGCAAAAACCAAAAACTGCAAGAACAACTGCGCAAATATCAAGAATTGGAAGCTTCTTGGAAGCAACAATTTAAGCGGGAACAGCTGGTGGCGCAAATGACCCAGAAAATCCACCAGTCCCTGAACTTGAAAGATATTCTCAACGCTACCGTTACCCAAGTGCGGGAGTTTTTGCAAGCCGACCGGGTGATGGTCTATCGCTTCCAACCAGACTATCGGGGAAAAGTGGTGGTTGAGTCTACTGCCGAAAATGTCCCATCCCTACTAGGAATGATTATTAACGACAACTGTTTCCGGGAAAAATATGTTTCTGCCTACAAGCAAGGGAAAATTTTGGCGGTGGACAATATTTACGACTCCCATTTCTCCCCTTGCCACATTGAGTTTTTGGAACAGTTCCAAGTCAAAGCCAATTTGATTTTGCCAATTATCCACGAAGACCACCTGTGGGGATTGATTTTCGTCCACCAATGCCACCAATCCCGCCACTGGCAGGAGTCGGAAATTCAACTGCTTTCCATTCTCGCCAATCAAACCGCGATCGCCATTCATCAGGCGCAACTATACCAGCAACTGCAAGCTGCCAACCAGGAACTTCACCACCTCGCCATTGTAGATGGACTTACTGGGGTGGCCAATCGCCGCTATTTCGACGAGTATCTGTACCAGCAGTGGCAAACCCTCTGTCAGAGAAATGCTCCCCTTTCCTTAATTTTGTGCGATTTGGACCAATTTAAAGAGTACAACGATACCTTTGGACATCAAGCCGGCGACGAAGCCTTGAAACAAGTAGCCGATGCTATGGAACGGTCGGTGAAACGGTCTACGGAGATGGTAGCGCGTTACGGTGGCGAAGAATTTGCTATTATTTTGCCCCATACCGATAGTGCCGCTGCTATGAGAATAGCCGAAGAAATTAGAGTGCGGGTACGAGCTTTGGACTTCTCGCCATCCGACAATTCGGTAGGACGCAATCTGACGTTAAGTTTGGGGGTTGCTACCATGGTTCCCGATGCCTTGTCTTCGCCAGAAAACTTGGTGGCTAAGGCAGACCAAGCTCTGTACGTCGCTAAATCGGAAGGACGCGATCGCGTGGTGTGGCAAGATAGTAGCTGGTCGCCAGAGTCAAAAGATGGTCCCAGCAGCGATCGAGTGGCTTCTTGAACTACCGATTTATAGTAGGATGGCAAACTAGAACCGCAAGCGTTAAGAAATCTTAAGCCCATGACCTCCCAACTCGACGCTCAGTCGGTATTTTCTACCCTAAAAACCATCCGCTACAACCAACCCCTCATTCACAACATCACCAACTTGGTGGTCATGAACTCTTCCGCCAATGCCTTGCTGGCTTTGGGAGCTTCTCCCGTCATGGCCCATGCTTTGCGAGAAGTGCGGGATATGGTAACCATTTCCTCGGCGTTGGTGGCGAATATTGGTACTTTAAGTGCCGACTGGGTGGAAGCCATGGACCTGGCTATGCAGCAAGCCAGAGATAGCCACAAACCCATCGTACTCGATCCGGTGGGCGCTGGTGCCACCCCCTATCGGACCCAGGTAACCCGCCGGCTGCTGGCAAGTAACCCAGTTACCGTCGTTCGCGGCAATGCTTCTGAAATTGCGGCCCTTGTTAGCGACGAAAGCACCACCAAAGGCGTCGATGCAACGCAACCTTCTCAAAATGCCCAGGAAGCCGCTCGCATTTTGGTCAAACAGTACGATTGTACCGTAGTGGTGAGCGGGGCTGTCGATACCATTTGCGATCGCCACCAAACTTTACACATTGCCAACGGTCATCCTTTAATGGCGAAAGTCACCGGCATGGGATGCAACACTTCCGCTTTTATTGCCGCCTGCCTGAGCGTTACCTCTCCTCCCCCGATTGCTGCTGCCACCGCCATGGCCGTTGCCGGGATTGCCGGAGAAATAGCAGCCGAGAAAGCAGCAGGACCGGGGAGCCTGGCGGTACATTTTTTGGATGTTTTGTACAATTTAGATGAGGCAGATATTCGCCAACGGCTACACTGCTATTAAAAACTTAGGAAAATGGGACGTCAGACCCTTTCCCTAGCAAATTCACCCACCAAGAAATGACTTTTTCAACTTACCAACCAGAATCCCTCTTAGACAAACGCGATCCCGAAATGATTCAATCGATGCTCCCCTTTTGGGAATTTTTGTATCACTTATACTTCCGCGTAGAAACCGACGGTTGGCATCACATTCCCGAACGGGGAAGCGTTTTATTTGTTGGTTCCCACAACGGCGGTTTGGCAGCCCCTGATATGCACATGTTTTTGGTTGATTGGTATCGCCGCTTTGGGGTGCAACGAAATGCCTACGGTTTGATGCAGCGGGAAGTGTTGACCTCTCCAGATGCAGCAGCGTCGGCAGCGAGAATGGGGGCACTCCCGGCGGAACCTAGAATTGCGGCAGCGGCCCTACGTCGTGGGGCACCGGTTTTGGTGTATCCTGGGGGCATCGATGATGTATTTCGTCCTTACAGCCAGCGCCATCGTATTGAGTTAGCCGGCCGTAAGGGGTTTATTAAATTGGCTCTGCGGGAGAACGTTCCTATTATTCCTTTGGTATCCCTAGGCGCTCACGAAACTTTAATGGTTTTGACGGATTGTAAGGATTTGATGGGGGTTTTGCGACAGCAAGGATTGATTGATGCCAGTACACCCATTACCCGCGTATTTCCTATTTATTTGGGTTTGCCTTGGGGATTGGCGGCGGGAGCAGCTCCCAATATTCCCCTGCCTAGAAAAATCTATACCCGCGTTTGTTCTCCTATTGATTTTGAGCGTTCTGGGAGAAAAGCCGCACGCGATCGCAAATACGTGGATGCCTGTTACGAGCAAGTTCGACAGCATATGCAAGCTGCGTTGGACGATCTGGTGGTTCGTTCGCGAGAGGGGGGATAGGAGCCTATTGAGCGTGGGAGATAGAAGTGTACCATATTTTCCTTGGGGCTATAATGCTATTTCTCCCTCCTTTTCTTATATGATACCAAATCCGATGTATTATGTAGACCCAAAAAAATGTAGGGGTAGCGCCCCTGTGCCTACCC
This window of the Geitlerinema sp. PCC 9228 genome carries:
- the thiM gene encoding hydroxyethylthiazole kinase, which codes for MTSQLDAQSVFSTLKTIRYNQPLIHNITNLVVMNSSANALLALGASPVMAHALREVRDMVTISSALVANIGTLSADWVEAMDLAMQQARDSHKPIVLDPVGAGATPYRTQVTRRLLASNPVTVVRGNASEIAALVSDESTTKGVDATQPSQNAQEAARILVKQYDCTVVVSGAVDTICDRHQTLHIANGHPLMAKVTGMGCNTSAFIAACLSVTSPPPIAAATAMAVAGIAGEIAAEKAAGPGSLAVHFLDVLYNLDEADIRQRLHCY
- a CDS encoding 1-acyl-sn-glycerol-3-phosphate acyltransferase: MTFSTYQPESLLDKRDPEMIQSMLPFWEFLYHLYFRVETDGWHHIPERGSVLFVGSHNGGLAAPDMHMFLVDWYRRFGVQRNAYGLMQREVLTSPDAAASAARMGALPAEPRIAAAALRRGAPVLVYPGGIDDVFRPYSQRHRIELAGRKGFIKLALRENVPIIPLVSLGAHETLMVLTDCKDLMGVLRQQGLIDASTPITRVFPIYLGLPWGLAAGAAPNIPLPRKIYTRVCSPIDFERSGRKAARDRKYVDACYEQVRQHMQAALDDLVVRSREGG
- a CDS encoding EAL domain-containing protein, whose protein sequence is MKNTTASFANHQAKKSAMNAFQGSHSCHNAGDRLPSMPNLSDILEGTVREAAAYLGVDRVFIYRLPKDRCSKVIAEACQQERLPSLLGQNLPTALLPQQVRSAPKQGCQWEIVDVDAQQKTMLGVESIAEGIHQSHECSQVTRDTMYRASVDPDRLQLLLEYQVQTSLTVPIWQQKNLWGILFVHHSQTYFFSQHQLQFLQTIINRISTAIAQGEQSQIGQFLDMENTKTQVNGNGKHLFAIEGSYANEEQQKQLLLEAELRQAIAREEFLLYYQPQIDLKTGEISGLEALIRWQHPRRGLISPKEFIPVAEETGLICQIGEWVLHTACQQHQEWLAQGVAPVPIAVNLSARQFQRPDLVDNILDILAQTQMDPKYLEIEITESTAVRDVPFTIQILQQLQQAGIRISIDDFGTGYSSLNAIKNFPVDTLKIDRCFVRDLMSDSTDVAIAKTIIALGQGLNMRVLAEGVETPEQMELLRSLQCDFVQGYLFGKPMNREAAASLLQRHLFVDNNWQGTLAPFATSPGEMEIEFDSSSSTPQTSPNYLANGHLPFHCDPIVQHQVRLLYRKNQKLQEQLRKYQELEASWKQQFKREQLVAQMTQKIHQSLNLKDILNATVTQVREFLQADRVMVYRFQPDYRGKVVVESTAENVPSLLGMIINDNCFREKYVSAYKQGKILAVDNIYDSHFSPCHIEFLEQFQVKANLILPIIHEDHLWGLIFVHQCHQSRHWQESEIQLLSILANQTAIAIHQAQLYQQLQAANQELHHLAIVDGLTGVANRRYFDEYLYQQWQTLCQRNAPLSLILCDLDQFKEYNDTFGHQAGDEALKQVADAMERSVKRSTEMVARYGGEEFAIILPHTDSAAAMRIAEEIRVRVRALDFSPSDNSVGRNLTLSLGVATMVPDALSSPENLVAKADQALYVAKSEGRDRVVWQDSSWSPESKDGPSSDRVAS